From the genome of Vicia villosa cultivar HV-30 ecotype Madison, WI linkage group LG2, Vvil1.0, whole genome shotgun sequence, one region includes:
- the LOC131649065 gene encoding cyclin-dependent protein kinase inhibitor SMR6-like, translating to MGLPKKSQVETGLENSEKNKKWLINLRTPLNLKPIYTIPLKKSEQEESVMEEECSTTPKGEGSRIPATLICPPAPRKRKSTLKWNYRGKTREFFTPPELETVFIRNVERTIAN from the coding sequence ATGGGGTTACCAAAGAAATCACAAGTGGAAACAGGGTTAGAAAATTCAGAGAAAAACAAAAAATGGCTCATCAATTTAAGAACACCGTTGAATTTGAAGCCAATATACACAATTCCTTTGAAGAAAAGTGAGCAAGAGGAAAGTGTCATGGAGGAAGAGTGCTCAACAACACCAAAAGGGGAAGGATCAAGAATTCCAGCAACTTTGATATGTCCACCGGCTCCGAGGAAGCGAAAATCGACTTTGAAATGGAATTATCGCGGTAAAACAAGAGAATTCTTCACTCCACCTGAGTTAGAAACCGTGTTCATACGCAATGTTGAAAGAACTATAGCTAATTGA
- the LOC131650650 gene encoding glutamate--glyoxylate aminotransferase 2, whose protein sequence is MPPKPLDYESINENVKKAQYAVRGELYLRATELQKEGKKIIFTNVGNPHALGQKPLTFPRQVVALCQAPFLLDDPNVGLLFPADAIARAKQYLSFTSGGLGAYSDSRGTPAVRKEVAEFIQRRDGYPSDPEFIYLTDGASKAVMQILNTIIRGQGDGIMVPVPQYPLYSATIALLGGTLVPYYLEETANWGLDTNELRKSVSEARFKGLNVKAMVIINPGNPTGQCLSQENLREVLQFCYEENLVLLGDEVYQTNIYQDERPFISAKKVLMDMGPPLSKEVQLVSFHSVSKGYFGECGQRGGYFEMTNIPPETVDEIYKVASISLSPNVPAQIFMGLMINPPKPGDISYDQFARESKGILESLRRRARIMTDGFNSCRNVVCNFTEGAMYSFPQIRLPPKALEIAQQAGKAADVYYCLKLLEATGISTVPGSGFGQKEGVFHLRTTILPAEEEMPAIMDSFKKFNDDFMEEYDDHRGYSRL, encoded by the exons ATGCCACCAAAACCCTTAGACTATGAGTCAATAAACGAAAATGTGAAGAAGGCTCAGTATGCTGTCAGAGGTGAATTATACCTTCGAGCTACAGAGCTTCAGAAGGAGGGCAAAAAG ATTATATTCACCAATGTTGGAAATCCACATGCTTTGGGACAGAAACCACTGACCTTCCCTCGCCAG GTTGTTGCTTTGTGCCAGGCTCCGTTCTTGCTTGACGATCCTAACGTTGGACTGCTATTCCCCGCTGATGCAATTGCAAGAGCTAAACAGTATCTGTCATTCACATCGGGTGGTTTAG GTGCTTATAGTGATTCTCGAGGCACTCCTGCAGTGAGGAAGGAAGTGGCAGAGTTCATCCAGAGGCGTGATGGTTATCCTAG TGACCCAGAGTTCATATACCTTACTGATGGTGCGAGCAAGGCTGTGATGCAGATATTAAATACGATCATCAGAGGCCAAGGGGATGGG ATTATGGTTCCAGTCCCACAATACCCGCTCTACTCTGCAACGATCGCTCTTCTTGGTGGCACTCTTGTTCCATACTACCTCGAAGAGACAGCAAATTGGGGTCTTGATACTAATGAACTTCGAAAATCAGTTTCAGAGGCTCGCTTTAAAGGATTAAAT GTTAAAGCAATGGTGATCATAAATCCTGGAAACCCTACCGGTCAATGCCTTAGTCAAGAGAATTTACGAGAGGTTTTGCAATTTTGTTATGAAGAAAACTTAGTCTTGCTTGGAGATGAGGTTTACCAGACAAATATATATCAGGATGAACGGCCCTTCATTAGTGCCAAAAAG GTTTTGATGGATATGGGGCCACCTTTAAGCAAGGAAGTCCAGCTTGTTTCATTTCACTCGGTGTCAAAAGGGTATTTTGGCGAATGCGGACAGAGAGGTGGATATTTTGAAATGACCAACATTCCTCCTGAG ACAGTTGATGAGATCTATAAAGTTGCATCAATATCACTTAGTCCAAATGTTCCTGCACAAATATTT ATGGGACTAATGATCAATCCACCCAAACCTGGAGATATTTCTTATGACCAATTTGCTAGGGAAAG CAAAGGAATACTTGAATCACTAAGAAGAAGAGCAAGGATAATGACTGATGGATTCAACAGTTGCAGGAATGTTGTTTGTAACTTCACAGAAG GTGCCATGTATTCATTCCCTCAAATTCGATTGCCACCAAAAGCTTTGGAGATTGCTCAACAGGCTGGAAAAGCTGCAGATGTTTACTACTGTCTCAAGCTTTTGGAAGCCACTGGCATATCCACTGTTCCTGGTTCCGGATTCGGACAGAAAGAAGG GGTGTTCCATTTGAGGACAACAATATTACCAGCTGAGGAAGAAATGCCTGCAATCATGGATAGTTTCAAAAAGTTCAATGATGATTTCATGGAGGAATATGATGACCATAGAGGTTATTCAAGGTTGTAA